The following are encoded together in the Bos indicus isolate NIAB-ARS_2022 breed Sahiwal x Tharparkar chromosome 29, NIAB-ARS_B.indTharparkar_mat_pri_1.0, whole genome shotgun sequence genome:
- the LOC109554152 gene encoding mas-related G-protein coupled receptor member B5-like, with protein sequence MVPREMQGVKLRPQSEEPGSPSVSSRRRWVRVDRGKPGVPGVTGQGDPTVLPSPDRLTMDNYCETHHSSPDAAERAEGSHDVEHVALRSLAVVVALFGLVGNGIVIWFVHLSHKKTSFIIYSLNLAIADFMNLGFQILFSVRHILKPFLNHCFGLHALFMVLRWFFYLTGLGIMTAISFQRCLSALFPIWYRCHCPKHLSAIVSTLLWILTFLLNVLRGHACGQLFTKEEKFCDEFKTATAVSVFLQFSVLGISSLLLLRRVQASSQKHQPRKFYLVLLLSFLGFLFGLPLSIIRFCTTEKIHIFNDICVLLSCVNSTANPAIYFFIGGLQRERSMEALKVVLQRALGEEMEDAEDQKVTPTGKTESVSL encoded by the coding sequence GAGTGCCAGGAGTCACAGGACAGGGGGATCCAACAGTCCTGCCGAGCCCGGATCGCCTCACCATGGACAATTACTGCGAGACTCATCATTCCAGCCCTGATGCTGCAGAGCGGGCTGAAGGGTCACACGATGTTGAGCATGTGGCCCTCCGGTCCCTCGCTGTGGTTGTGGCCCTTTTCGGACTGGTGGGAAATGGAATCGTGATCTGGTTTGTCCATCTGTCTCACAAGAAGACCTCCTTCATCATCTACAGCCTCAATCTGGCCATAGCGGATTTCATGAACCTTGGCTTCCAGATCCTGTTCTCTGTCCGCCATATCCTGAAGCCTTTCCTCAACCATTGCTTTGGTCTTCATGCCCTCTTTATGGTCCTGAGGTGGTTCTTCTACCTCACTGGTCTGGGCATCATGACCGCCATCAGCTTCCAGCGCTGTCTGTCCGCCCTCTTCCCTATCTGGTATCGGTGTCATTGCCCCAAGCACCTGTCGGCCATCGTGAGCACGCTCCTTTGGATTCTGACCTTTCTGTTAAATGTGCTGAGAGGTCATGCCTGCGGTCAGTTATTCACCAAAGAGGAAAAGTTCTGTGACGAATTTAAGACTGCCACCGCTGTGTCGGTCTTCCTCCAGTTCTCCGTCCTGGGCATTTCCAGTCTGTTGTTGCTCCGGCGAGTCCAGGCCAGCTCCCAGAAGCATCAGCCCAGAAAGTTCTACCTGGTCCTCCTGCTCTCGTTCCTGGGCTTCCTCTTCGGCCTGCCTCTCAGTATCATCCGGTTCTGTACAACTGAGAAAATTCACATCTTCAATGACATCTGTGTCCTCTTGTCCTGCGTCAACAGCACGGCCAACCCTGCCATTTACTTCTTCATCGGGGGCCTTCAGAGGGAGCGGTCGATGGAGGCCCTCAAGGTGGTCCTTCAAAGAGCCCTGGGTGAGGAGATGGAGGATGCTGAGGACCAGAAAGTGACCCCAACTGGCAAGACGGAGAGCGTGAGCCTCTGA